Below is a genomic region from Granulicella sp. L56.
TAGGGAACGTCCTCTTCCGTCAACTGCTCTTCCGTCTTGCCGATAAAGCTGATCTCTGGAATCGTGTAAATTCCGTAGGGATAGAGCCCGGGGTTCGACAGCACCTGCTCGTCGCCAAAGGCCCGCGCCGCAGCAATCCGTCCCTGCTCCATCGAAACCGAGGCCAGCGATGGGAAGCCGATGACATCGCCACCAGCAAAGATCGTCGGCACCTTGGTTCTGAAATCCTTGTCTACCGGGATTCTGCCGCGTGAATCCGACTCCACCCCAACCGCCGCTAGATTCAATTCATCGACATTGCCCTGCCGCCCGACGGCATAGAGCAACGCATCACCCTGGACCTTCTTCTTGCTCTCGAGGTTGGCGACCACCGTGCCGTCCGGCATCTCTTCGACCGACTCCACCTCTTCATTCAGCCGCATCGTCACCCGCGAATCCCGCAGATGGTAGCTCAGCGCCTCGACGATCTCCTGGTCGGCAAACTCCAGCAGCCGCGGCCTGCGCTCAATCAACGTCACCCGCACACCGAGGGCTGAGAACATACAGGTGTACTCCACCCCGATGACGCCGCCGCCTACAACGATCAACGTCTTGGGCAGATTGACCATCTCCAGTACGAGGTCGCTATTGATGATGCTGTGGCCGTTGATCGGAACCTTGGCCGACGCAGCAGGCTTGGTGCCGGTCGCGATCAGGACATTCTTTGCCTCATAGACAGTCGAGCCGCGCGAGTTGGTCACCTTGATATGGGTCGCGTCTTCAAAGCTGGCTACGCCCACCAGCATCTCGATGTTGTTGCGGGAGAGCTGTGCCTCGGTCACGTCCACTTCGGTCTTGATGACATGCTGGACGCGGAAGGCGAGGTCCGCCATGGTGATGCGTTCCTTCACCCGGTAGTTCATGCCGTAGATGGACTTGTAGTTGTAGCCGGAGAGGTGCAGCACGGCCTCGCGCATGGTCTTCGAGGGAATCGTCCCCGTGTTGATGCAGGCCCCGCCTACCACCTCGCGCATCTCGATCAGCGCGACCTTCTTGCCCAGCTTGGACGCGTAGATCGCCGCCCTCTGCCCGGCAGGGCCGGAACCTATCACGATCAGATCGTAAACACTACTCATATGCAATGACTCATCGACAATTTTCTTACCCCAGCTTACTCAGCGATGATTAAAATTCACGCCACGGTGTAATCGATCGTCCGGTTAGCGGCCAATAATCGCACATTCCATGACCGATTTTTTTTGAAAAACGCGCCAATTCCTAACCTATCACAGCAACATCATCATGGTACGCCTGCGCTGTTGCACCGGATCATCGAAACCTAGAAATCACCTACACTTACAGCGTGCGCCGCTACGCCATCACCGACCGCTCGCTGCTGCCAGCCGCCTCCTCCCTGCTGCGGCAGGCCGCTCTCTGGGCGGCTGACGGCGTCGATTACATCCAGCTCCGCGAAAAAGACCTGCCTCCGGCAACGCTTGCGCATCTTAGCCGCCAAATTCTCGAAGAGCTGCAGGACACCCAGACGAAGCTGCTCATCAACGCGCGGCTGGACATCGCCGTTGCGACGGGTGCTCATGGAGTTCACCTGACCTCGGCCCCTGGCGAACTTATGCCCGCGCAGGTTCGGGCGGTCTACGCTGCCGCCAATCTTGCACGGCCTGTCGTCTCCATCTCCTGCCATAGTTTGGCCGAGGTGGAAGTGGCTCGTAACGAGGCAGACCTGATCCTGTTTGCGCCTGTCTTTCAAAAAGAAATTACGGGACGGGTCGTTACTCACGGGCAGGGACTTGAAGCGCTGGGCGCTGCCTGCGTCGCTGCCGCACCTGCTTCTGTTTATGCGCTTGGCGGCGTTAGCTGGGAGAATGCGGACGCTTGTCTCGCGGCTGGCGCTATTGGGATTGCGGGGATTCGGCTATTTCATCGCCTTTGAATCAGCTTTTCGGCACGGACGACGAGGAAATACAGGGGTCTCTCCACTGCGGCGGCAAAAGCGCCGCCTTCGGTCGAGATGACGTGCGGTTGTGCAGATCAGGTTGAGATTATAGGTGCTTAGTTTTCTGTGGGAACTTTGTCGGCGGAGTCGATGACGATGGTTTCTACGGGAACCTTCTGCTCTTTGAGCAGGAGGCCTGTTGCCTGTTTGAGGGCTGAGGCGAGTATAGGAAGGTCGCTCTCTGCCTCGGGCTTAGGGTTGTAATTAAAAGCGATGTCATAGCTGCCGGTAATGCCGGTTTGATCGACGACGGGAAAACCGGCCGCCGGGGTAAGGTAGATTGCAAACTGAGGCATAGTCCAGTTGGCTCCGCGCATGTGGCCGGAATCGACATTGAAGCGCCAGCCCGGGAAGTGATCCGCCTTGGTGGGGGTGAGATGCGGACCGCCTTTGGCGACGACGAGAGCGTATCCGCGAATCGAGCGCGTTTCTGTGTGGACGGCAAGATTAAAGCGCTGGCGGAGCAGATTCTGCAGACGGGGCCTGAGCTGGTCGCGGGAGAGCTTGATGCCGTCTTCGGGCTCTGCCGTGATGTCGTAGAGGTTGGTTTCGAGCCAGCCGGGCTTGTTGGCGACCTGGCTGTCGTCCACGCCGTA
It encodes:
- the sthA gene encoding Si-specific NAD(P)(+) transhydrogenase; this translates as MSSVYDLIVIGSGPAGQRAAIYASKLGKKVALIEMREVVGGACINTGTIPSKTMREAVLHLSGYNYKSIYGMNYRVKERITMADLAFRVQHVIKTEVDVTEAQLSRNNIEMLVGVASFEDATHIKVTNSRGSTVYEAKNVLIATGTKPAASAKVPINGHSIINSDLVLEMVNLPKTLIVVGGGVIGVEYTCMFSALGVRVTLIERRPRLLEFADQEIVEALSYHLRDSRVTMRLNEEVESVEEMPDGTVVANLESKKKVQGDALLYAVGRQGNVDELNLAAVGVESDSRGRIPVDKDFRTKVPTIFAGGDVIGFPSLASVSMEQGRIAAARAFGDEQVLSNPGLYPYGIYTIPEISFIGKTEEQLTEEDVPYEVGVAYYREIARGQIRGDTTGRLKIIFHRMTHSILGVHIIGEGASELLHIGQAVMALGGKLEYFVDTVFNYPTLAECYKVAAFNGLNRVSKFE
- a CDS encoding thiamine phosphate synthase encodes the protein MRRYAITDRSLLPAASSLLRQAALWAADGVDYIQLREKDLPPATLAHLSRQILEELQDTQTKLLINARLDIAVATGAHGVHLTSAPGELMPAQVRAVYAAANLARPVVSISCHSLAEVEVARNEADLILFAPVFQKEITGRVVTHGQGLEALGAACVAAAPASVYALGGVSWENADACLAAGAIGIAGIRLFHRL
- a CDS encoding TIGR03435 family protein, which gives rise to MTLSPQLSPTIRLFLLSALFLPNIKAATAQNPPSPAFEVASVRPSSPQADPLTGSWSIPNIGRFTATHVSLARLIQLAYGVDDSQVANKPGWLETNLYDITAEPEDGIKLSRDQLRPRLQNLLRQRFNLAVHTETRSIRGYALVVAKGGPHLTPTKADHFPGWRFNVDSGHMRGANWTMPQFAIYLTPAAGFPVVDQTGITGSYDIAFNYNPKPEAESDLPILASALKQATGLLLKEQKVPVETIVIDSADKVPTEN